ATCTTTGATCTGCAGCCTACCACAGACCACTGACATTTTAGCAATTCTCTGTTCATGGCTATTCTACATTAAAGTAGCCAACTGACAATACCTAAACAAGTGCACTGATCAATAGACAGAATTAATAAGATCACTGGAGAATACTTCTTTCAGtgtatttgaaacaaattaaacagaaaGTTACCATTCCTCAGTCAAAACTTTTAAGTGGAAGCAACAAACCTTATAAAAAGGTCAACTATTACTTTAAACCTTAAAATACATTCCACTTAAACCACTCACTTTATTATAAAACTTTGTGCATCTACACTGGAGGCACTGTTCATCTCCCAATTATCCAGTGTTCCGCTCCAGCTTTTAGAGCCTGGCTCTAATGCATACATTTTTAGCAATAAAATTGTCTAACTTCTGCTTGGGTTGAATACAGCCTGAATGGGATAGCCTGCTGGTAAACACAAATTGTGGATAAACTGCACAACTGACTATCAGGaagttttaaaacacattttcgTACTCTGAGTCATTCATAACCCTTACAATGCAGTTCAAGTAGTACTTCTGACTGGTAACTGCAACCTAAATCCAGAAAAGAGGAGCTTCGTGCCCTGACTTTCTCATTTGACTTACTTTCAGCAGTGCAATCTCACAACACAGCAGCATTTCCCTCCCCTGTAATTAACAAGGCTAAAATGTGCCCTAAACAAAATAGACATGCATTTGATATTCCACCATAAATGAAGGAAATTGTCTTCAAATGACAGTTTGGTTTATACATTTCAGCACTTCTTCcaaatgaatagaaaaatacattttaagattCAAGAAACAATTGTGGGTGGTTCATTTAACAAATACTGTTCATTAGCCAGGGAAAAAGCACAATTCTAAGCTGCCAAATGAAACTCAAATCCATGAAGTAAGACAGATTCTCTTTGATAGCATCTGGAACATGTATTCTGTAACAAAAGGGGCATTTGAGTGAAAACATGCTGGTTGCTGAATTGCTAAGTTccctcattttttctttctaaaaacaaTGTCTACCAGCATTGCTTAAGTCATGCAATTCCATTTTCATTAGAATTACCTGAAAACCTAGTTTCTGTAGACAACGAGCTAATCGTCTGGCACCAAATTTAGCTTCTTCTTCACTGTAAAGCAGAAAGACAATCTAGCATTAATGAAGTATATATTTACATGCACACATACTAAACAGATAATCAGACTGTAAAATAAACCATTACGCAAGCATGAAGTGTGATCACGTGGACAGCCTTTATTTCATCCAGCTGTATATATCCCATTCTATTTTCACTGCCTAGATATTCAAATAGAATCCTTTATACCATTTTGAAGACTATCTCTGTGCTCAGTTCAAGTCAGTAGGAGCTGCAGTGGAAGTCATACTTTGATCATATGTAAATGCTCTTAAGAGACAAATATGACCACAAGCAGTCTGAATTTGGCCATCCTGACTTGGTCGCTACTTTTCATCCCACTCTCCTTTACAGTGGGTGTGTTAACTTCCCTGGAGGTATAGAAAAGAATGCAGTGTTTAACATTCCTACTAGTAGAAAGCACATAAAGTTTAGGAGAAAAGCTTACCGTACAGTTACATAGTGTGCAgggtgagaggaaaaaaaaacaactctatCATTTGAATGCTAGTACTGACCAAACATTGCCCATTTTGAGATGGAGAACATATACAAAAAGCATACAAATTTATCACTGCATCTTATCCACAGTGTGGATACATATCTTAAGAGGAACTTAGCATAATGAGCCTTAATGAGGTCAGTGAGTTCCTGTATCTGTATTAAATTTGCTCTTGCTTCTTTCCAGTCCCTCAGTAGTATATAATCTGATTCAATTCAGGTAGGTTTTCATGTAGTAATAAAAGAGACATTCCTTAAAAAACATCATCCCTTTCTAGATTTCAAGTTCCGgcttaataataaaaaaatatatatttcttagaGAGttttcaaggattttttttctaggatttttttcaaaaagtagTTTTTCCGACTGTTCTTCCAGAAGGCTGAAATAATGTTTCTTAAGATTTCAATTTGGTCCAAGGCAGACACTGCATAGATAAATTCCACCCAAATGCTTAGTTGGCAAGAATGTGATATAACGTGAGGGAATCTTAACAGTGGCAAGAACTGGCTCTTGCTAACTTACTCATCTATAacattatgttttaaaatacacatcAATTTCATCCATAGAAAGGATCTTCATGAACTCACCTTGTGGCTCCTGTGCAAATAACTTTTCCTGAGGACCAAATTGTGGCTGTAATCCTAGGTTTTCTAAGTTTCATTAATActttctaaaaaggaaaatgaaagtgaagCATTGGGAATTAGTTCAATTTcacactaagaaaaaaaaaattaattacattaataatatgctctttatttttgtaagtCTTGAACTGTTCCTTTCATCTCTTTCAGCAATTACAAAATAAGCTCCTGAGAAGAGCTAAACAAACATGCACTGAACTTAACACGATAGATTAAAAGTTACTCtcccctaaaaaaaaaacacaaaaacaaaaactgaaagctACAGcaccatattttttttttttgttatgattACCACAACTATCACACTGCTAATTCCTTATCAGGATaaattttctgagaaaagaaaatcaaatttggAGGAGACAAACTAGATCCCAATGCATAGGAGGTCTCACCCGATACCTTATACTTAATAAATAGACTCAGCATTTGACATGACTTGTTAAGCATTCTGCAtaactacagaaataaaatttctctATCTATCATACGTGGATGTCAGATACACAAAGTTTTAGCTTAAGGAACATATGTAAAAACAGATAACTGTGTTACATTAAATCTCTTACCCCAACATCACGCTTGTATATCACATTTGCTCCCTCTAATGCAATCTTCCTCAAGTTTAAATGACATCTTGTTCTAAAAACACACACTACGTTTGTGATTAAAATGTCCAATGCAACATCACTGTCCGCATCCATTGGGGTGATTTACAACTCAGTTTTCACACCAGTTCACCATGAAGATCACATCCTGAGAATGAAAACAATAAAGTTAAGTGTACCAGTAGAAAATTGCCTATTAACACTGTTCTTGTATACACTCACTCCTTAAATGAGACAAGAAGCAGAAGTGACTACAGTCTGACTCATTTAAGTTCACTGTGTgcggagggagggaggggaggcGGGGGGGTTGTCTGCATCCTGTGCACTATAAAATAGGAGGCTGCTTATTTGAAGCCACATTGCCAGACTTAACAGAcataaaatgtatgtattttatttttaaatctactgGTTAAATATGTTACAGCTCTTAGCAACTATATTAGGACACCGCAAAGcttattaaaacattttccgTAGCTTCAAAGGATAAATGAGAAATGAGCTGAGGAATGAGGTGATGATGTCATTAGACGTCTCAGGAAAATGCATCTCTCTCACTGCTTACATTGATAGTTCTGAACAGCTTATCATTTGTATTGAAATGGATGAGCCAGCTGAATAACTCTGAAACTCAGAGGTTACACACACTACAGCCTGTAGACAGTCTGTGACCAAAGCCTACCCACTTCTCACCCAGCATTCTTGGCCGAATTCTCCAAATGTAAGAGCATGGGGTGAACTATACAAACTGATGGCAGCAACAGGCCATGAGACATAGGAGCCTCTCatccccttctgctctgccacagGAATAACACAGAACGAGCATACGGTATGCACACAGGAAAATCAAATGTTTCTAAGGAACAGCATGAGTGTTACTATGAAGGTACAGGAGAGCTACCCAGCACACACGCAGCAAACCTAATGGAGCCAGGAACTGCTCAGTCTGCCTATGCATGCCAGGGGCGATGCTCCTACCAAACACTTTGACCAGAAGACGACTGTGAGACAGGGAGCAGGCATATTGCTCAATGCCATCCTGCAACTGATGGCAACACTTCTGTAAGCACACCAAAGCCAAGATGGCTGGTATTTCAGATAAATTCCAGATGAAGTATTTGGAGAAAGGTGGGGGAAATAAAGAGCAAGAACATTGGTATAAAGTGAAAAGGACTTACGTAAAAATACCAGAGCTTATTAAGGAATTTTCTTTGTATAAGAAGGTAAAAATCTTAGTTCTCATCCAGGAGAATGAGGTTAAGCAGAGAGCAGCCTGAGGGTTAGAGGCAATAGTATCCCAGATAGCTCTTGAGCCCACTCATCTAAATGTTAGTAAAATTTCATCCCAAATGAATCCCAATAGAAAGCAAAGgccaaaatcaaagaaaaactgTCAGATACACAACATGCCTTACACGGTCACTGccactgaaaaagcagaagactGTATCAAAAGCACCCATACACATAACACGACGCAATGCACATTTATAATCTTATAAATCTTTTGGTTTATGTATCATATCTACAAGACACAAACTTACTAATGTTATTATCATCATTTCCACCTGATTATGACTTCCTAAATGTCATAATAAAACTCGCTGCCAACACAGAATAATGCACAGTGCAGGTGTGTAATGCACTTGATAAACTGCTGTGACAGTCACCTTTTCTATTGTGCAGCTGGCTCCCAGCTAAAAGAATTATTCTATAATTATTAGTTTGTCCAATATAAGAAAAGGAGAGGCAGGTGACTAACACAAATCAATGAAGAAATGGCAAGAGAGGGAGAAAACCAAAGGCAATGTGTGGGGGAgagaaggcagagaagagaacGAACAGTTACTAATTAGTACTCCCAGATCCTTTTTTTTAAANNNNNNNNNNNNNNNNNNNNNNNNNNNNNNNNNNNNNNNNNNNNNNNNNNNNNNNNNNNNNNNNNNNNNNNNNNNNNNNNNNNNNNNNNNNNNNNNNNNNctcccctcttcccccttccctttTGTCCATCTCATTTCTGTTTGTATTGTACTTGTTAACCTCCCACTCATAACTTCAGTTTGATTTTAAGCCTTTGCCAAATCATAATTCTTAAAGTTGCTGGCCCTGGCCATTTTGCACTTTTACAGACTACTTTTGAAGAAGATGTTAACAGAAGAACAGCAGGAATAAATAGTTGTGGAACAAGTCAGTAGGTATTCTGGAAGGACTGGAGAGAGTTGTGAAGTGCAATGAGCTCAAGACTGTATTCATTGTTTGTGCTATCAAAAGAAacttttttaaagaacttttaagaacttttttaaaagacttttctAGTTAGATAAAAGTATGTTGGTAAAAATCAGTGCCTCTCAAAAAGTAAGGACTAAACATAAAGAGAATGACTTCGACCCttgggggttggactcagtgatctcttgaggtcccttccaacctctgcaattctgtagttctgtgataGTAAGTAAAACAGGGggctgaaaatgaagaagtttGTGTTCTCAGCTCTGACATGAACTCACTGTATGACATCAGGctatttcattcatttatttccttgacACTATCCATTTGTTGATATATTTTGAGTTCATTCTTTGTAAAATGAGACAAATTAAATAACATCACATTTATGAAATCTATCTTACATTTATAAAAAAGGCTCTTTGCACTGCCAACTCTGAATTGCAATTCATTTACTGCATAATAGTGACAATACTTATCTTTTCTATATTCAAAGCATCTTAAGGACGgatcatttcattttctgaagatagttctctctgtctttttaatcagttttccatttctttgtgacTGGAATGTTGgtcatttttctcccttgtgTCTGAGTGTCCATATGTCAACGCAACTAATGGGAAGACCACTTTTAGattagtccttttttttttttcctggaataaaCGGAAtgcttttcttggttttgttgctctgtttccttttttgctgTATGTCTTTTTTCTCCAGTCTTCCTCCCAGCTTCTCTCACACTGTCACTTGCTGGCTAACTTCAGAAACTCATTTGTAAACAGTGAACTATCTATCCTGAGAGGAAAGCCCAGAAACCACAGTTTCAGGAAACATAACTTCAGCTGATATGTCAACTAAATCTCTTTCATAGTTCTCCTCCTAATCTCTATTTCcatatttaagaagaaatgaattGGGAGACTTCCATTATCTTCTTTTCACGAGTCATAAAATCTACAGAGAACTAAGATGATCTTCCTTATTCCACCACTTATAAAAATGGCCTGAGAAAATTGATTCAGAAAGCTGTTCAGCTCTTGGTAAATTCCCATTGGCTAAACACTGACTTTTCCATCTCTCCACCACCCCAAATTTTAAGTATTAGTTCACTGGAAATGCGGACAAACACAAATTAGTACCAGAGAATTTAGAAAAATGCAGACCTGAGCCTCATAGGTTTTCTGGGCAGGTTATTCAGCAATTTAATGTGAATATCTTATCTTCTTTTTTCAGCCTCATCATGTTTCTAATTATAAactttttaatcagttttgaaAACAAGGAATTGTACGAATATCAGAAAGATGATTTCCTGCCAAATGCATTTGGacaaaacaaacagaggaaTCTCATGACAGTGTTACACTCACATTACTGGACTGTCTCCTGACTCTCTCCTGTTCTAGGCTGTTTTATCTTTTCCACTCTTTTTTGTCCTGAATGGTGTAACCTTCTTCTCAGCTTCAAGCTGCACAGTTGTAGAACAGCTGTTTATATACTGCTTAGAGTGTCACTGTTGGCCTCTCTTGGTGTTTGGAATCTTTCTGGAGTATTCCCCAATCCCTATTTCATCAGGACTCCTTATCCATGCAGCAATGAGAGGGACAGAGTGGTGTCATGATGTTCTCACTTTGCAAATCCTCTGGCAGCCCCTTGCCACCTTATTCTGTTTGTAGCTGTTGTGCTGAACTTTCACTTggctgtttgcttgtttgttcctGCTAGAAAACAGAGTGGGGATAGGGCTGAGGGACCACCATGCTGGAGACTACCAGCAAGTGTTTCACCGTTGCTTTGTCTTAAGATCCCTGTGCAATTGCCTTGGCTACAGGACCAGCATaagctgtttgctttccttcctaCTATCTGCTTTCGTTGGCTACAACCAACCTATTTGCAGTCCCTTTTATGGGATGCCAGTTAATACCAAAAATATTAATATCGCCATTTTCCAGACATAACTGTGAAAGAAGACTCCTGCACCTGCTGAGCTGTGGCTCTTCATTACCAGAGGGCTACCAAGGATATCTCAAAAAATCCCTCCTGTCAATTCCACACAGCAGATCtcaaaataaagtatttcaCATTGCAACTTACTGGGTACATTTTCCCCCAAGACCTCTTATAGGGAAGTGTTTATCACCCTCGCGTAATGTGTTTTGCATGGGGTATTGCTGAGGGAGCAAGTCAAAGCCTTGGATACTCCCTGGTGCCTccacaggatcatagaatcacagaatattccaTGCTGGAAGGAACCCCAAGGAtgcaactcctggctccacacagcactacccaaaattcaaaccctatgtctgagagtggtGTTCAAAAGCTGCTTCAACTCCAGCACTTGGGGTTGTGCTCACTGCTCAGGGGAGCTTATTCCAGGGCCcgaccaccctctggtgaagaacctctTCCCAGcctccaacctgaccctcccctgaccCAGCTTCATGCCATTCCCTCATGTCCTGTTGCTGtcaacagagagcagagattAGCATCTTTCCCTGTGCTCCCCtcatgaggagctgcaggctgccatgaggccttTATTCAGCCTCCTTGTCTCTGAGCTGCACAAACCTGAGGTCCTTAGCCACTCCTCATACTTGCTCTCTAGgctcttcaccatcttcatagccctctTTTGCATGCTCTGTAATagctttatgtccttcttatatTGTGGCACCCACACCACACTCCATCTttgaggtgaggctgcacagcatAGAGCAGAACAGGACAATTCCTCACAtggtggcagtgctgagcctgATGCACCCCAGCATATGGTCAGCCCTTTGGGATCCCTGCTCATTCATGTTCAACTTGCTGCCAAACGGAACCCATAGATCGATCCCTTTCTACAAGGCTGCTTTCCATCCTCTCACCCCCCCTTCTGTACATATATCCAGAGCTGCCCAATCAcaggtgcagaatccagcacttgtTCCCATCAAATTTTACGCAACTTGTGATTGCCCAGACCTTCAATTTGTtaagatctctctgcaagacCTCTATCCATGAGGGAGTCAACAGCTCCACCCAAtttagtgtcatctgcaaactttctTAGTATACCTTCAAGTCGTGTATCCAAGTAATTAAAGCACTGAAGagaagcagccctgcacagcccctctAGCCTACCACTAGCAAGAGAGGGTCAGTATGGTGAGCGTGCACTGCTCTGGATGGCCAGGCTCAAATCGCCAGTAGAGTCCTTCGCCCTTTCAACACTGTCAACCTGTCAGTACCTTCCTTCATTCCTGGCTGGACATTGTGATCTGTGTTCTATACTGGCTTCTTGGCCATAAATAAGAGATCACCGCCTCCTGAGTTTACTTGCTGTGTGGCAGCTGTTACGAGTACCATGAAATAAAGGCAGagttaggaaggaaaaatagagTATGAGGTGTCAATTTTGAGAAGATCAGTCTCCCAACTATCTGAGTAAACACAGAGGTGAACACTGCAAAATCAGCCCAGCCTTTGGTTTCCAAGGGGTATGTAGATAGCACTGAActccagctttttctttttttttttccccatgtcaTTCAAAAATGAATGGAATGCACCATGTATTTACTTAACATTCATCACTTAAAGTTTGCTCATCACAACATTTGGAAACTTGATGAAGAGCAACCTTTTCTTTGTATGTTCCCATGGGTAGTATGCCTTTGATGACAAATTCTTCCCAAGTACTCAGGTGCTGACAACTGTACATAACCAGTACATTTAGGGGGACGCAGTCACATTAGACCTCTCACTTCTGTCAAAATTAGTAATAGCCTCTAGCTGATGAATCTGACTTCTCCAGGACCACTACACAGGAAGATCTCTGGGAGGTGGGAAAATGATTTTCCAGAGAACAGTCACTTAAGCCGAACTATGGGTTATATGAGGTATGGACCATATAAGGAGGTTGATCACACATTGGATTGTAACAATGGAATCTTGTCATAGCTGAATTTAGGAAAGAgttcctctccttccccagtCTGAACAGCCTCTCATTTACAATATATTCTTTAAAAGATGacattgtttatttctgtgtaacACATGATGAGGCAACATCTCTCCGGAAGAGGCAAGAAGTTGTTACCAGTCCTGATAGCATCCTGTCCTATTTGGCAGGTGGGcattttatgtgaaaaatacATCACACATTAGAGCAGAGGTAGCCTGACTCATTTATCATCTCTGTACCTAAGGTACTGCCAAAACCAAGCAGCTTGGAATCCATACTCTGTGGCATCACTGCTTCTCCAGTCTGAAGCTGACAGCAGTATATCTGTCAGAAGGGGAAGTATCAGAGTcttttgttacattttcttGTTAGGCAAGCACTGATAAAAGGTGTGTCGTGCCtactccaggaaaaaaaaaaaaaaataaatgaatgtttaGCACTCCTTCTTCTTAGAAATACTGTCAAAGCTACCAACTTTCCacatcttccttccctcccacaCTGCATGCAGACATCACTgtgttaaaacaaaa
This genomic stretch from Meleagris gallopavo isolate NT-WF06-2002-E0010 breed Aviagen turkey brand Nicholas breeding stock chromosome 2, Turkey_5.1, whole genome shotgun sequence harbors:
- the TBPL1 gene encoding TATA box-binding protein-like protein 1, whose protein sequence is MDADSDVALDILITNVVCVFRTRCHLNLRKIALEGANVIYKRDVGKVLMKLRKPRITATIWSSGKVICTGATSEEEAKFGARRLARCLQKLGFQVIFTDFKVVNVLAVCNMPFEIRLPEFTKNNRPHASYEPELHPAVCYRIKTLRATLQIFSTGSITVTGPNVKAVASAVEQIYPFVFESRK